CAAGTTTATGGTGCTGTCATTACTATTCAAGGATGAATTTAAATCCCCTTCAATCTGACTACCGTCACTGGCGACCGGGGTATTTTCCTGCGCCTGCGCATCATTTAATAAAATCGTTTCAATCACTTCAGCGGGTTGATAAGTCGATTTGCGTTTACCCTGATCATCCGATCCTTTTTGACTGATCCGATAAAAATAGGTCACAATGCCATTATCAACAGTATAACGCTTGCCCTCTAACGAGCGAGTATCAAAACTATCGGCATTGACGGTTAAATCGCTGCCAGCAATCAGTTGGCTGTTATCATTTAACACATGGTTAGCATTGATGACTAAGCTATTGCCCGCTAAAATTTTTGCTGGTTCACTGTGCGTGATTTTTGATTCTCTTACCGCACGCTCGTATTGATATTCATAATAGTCATCGGTGTAATCTCCATTTGGCATTCGCATGTGCCAAACTTCACTGTTAAAAAAAGTCAGTTCATCTTTGCTATAACGTACGGGACTTTTCGATGCTTGGTACTCAAGGATGGTTTCTACTTCCAGATCGCGCACTTCAATTTCAATATGATCATTAATATTATTCAGTTCATCTACCGCTAACTGCACATTTTTCGCTGACTCAATGGTTGCGCTATGATTATTGATAACAGTTGCCGAACCCGACACCGTCAAGTCATCATTAAGGCTCCCGCCAATGACCATATCCCCTTCACTATAGATCAGCGAGTGCTCATAGTTATTAATCGTTTTACTGGCAATCGCTAATCGACCCGTTGACGCAATGGTTGCCGCACGATTGTCATCCGCTAGGTTATTGAGTTCATCACTGCTAATTACTAGATCCGAGGCGTAAATCCGTCCCGTACCAATATTATTGAGCTGCTTAGCATTGAGTAATAATGAATCCGCATTAACCAATCCCGTATTCGTCATTTCATCCGCATCGATAACTAAATCAGTGGCATAAATATTACCTTGTCCCGTATTAGTTAAGTGCGTTGTTTTAACCTTAAATGAGTTTGCACTCATTTCGCCACTATTGTCGATTTTATCCGCGTGTAATAGTTGATTGCTTGAGGCAATTTGGTTTTGATTATCAATTGACTGGGCGGTTAGCTGCGCGTCAGTTTTCGCAATTATCGTACCAGTATTGACAATTTTACCTTCGGTATTAATGGTGACACTGCCCGCACTGGCGCCTAAACTACCCGCATTATAGACGCCAACACCGCGCTCGGTACCAACAAGCTTGATATTACCCGCATACATACCGCCAAGACCCGCCACATCGATGGCCAGCTGCGGTTTGTCGTCATCGCTTTCAAGGGGTTCAATCGTCTGTAAATCATAGCTGACTTTATTTTTACCCACAATAACCTGCGCATCATTGGCCCATAGGCTGCTATTGATATTGACGCTGCGCGAGATGAGATGGGTATAATTTTGCCGGCTACTGTCCATCCCTTTGCCATTAATGGTGATATTACCCTGCTCAACTAAGTAACCGGTTAATTGACCGTTTTGCATAATCGGTTTACCGGTCGTTAAGGTGGCGCGGTCGGCATTAATAAAGCCGCAACCATTACAGGTAATACCGGCGGCATTAGCAATTACAACCTGCGCTTTTTGCCCAGCGACTTCAATATAACCATTAAGTTGGCTGGCATTTTTAGCATTAATTTCATTTAAAATGACTTTCGCACTGCCAGAACGCACTAAGTTGTCATTGCCTTTAATATAACCAGCAAGTTCGGTATTTGATAACTGAGCGCTATTATTTAAAACCACCCCTTTTTCGGACACATCGAATTGGCTAAATTTATTATGAGATACGCCTGCTTTACTGGCTTCTTGAATATTTATTTGTGTCACGCCGTTGGCGGTGTTATTTAAGGTTGGGCGCTGCGATTTATCAGCATTTTTATCAACGATAATGGTGTTAGCATAGCTTGAGGTGACAACACTGACTAAACCGAGTGCTACGTAAGTTAAAAAACAGAGTGGGGTTAAGGCTGCCGTGATGTTTTTATCATGACTTAGGCTCGCCTTGGCTTTTTGCGTAGTGCGGCCTTCACCTTGATGGCTTTTTACTATTTCGGCCACCACCATTAACATGCCACGGGCTTTATTGAAAATAATGCGATAAAAATGCTTATTCATTGTTGTAATTCTCTTGATTTAAATCTAATGCCAACGGATTGCTACGTTGCCAAGTTTTTGCGGTTTCAATGGCAACCTGTTTTCCCCGATAAAACTTAACCCTTATCCCACCTTTATTCCCTTTATGGTATAAACTTCTCATGCAGCTATTAGCAAACATATCGCTGAGTATCATGTCACTCACGTGTTTACTATCACCAAACGGCGCCACCCAATCAATAAACCATATTCGGCTGCCGCTATTCCAATCGGCATCGGTTAACGTTAGACTGTTTTTAGCCAACAAATATTTTTTTTCACTCGCTTCATTCATCCACGCCCAAGAGGTGAAAAAAATGGGTTTACCCGCTTTTGTGCCTAAGACAAATTGTTGCTTTTTTATTGCAGGTAATAGCAAGGTAGGTAACATATAAAGTGGAATTTCTTTATGAAATTCTGAGTGCATCCAAAGCCAAACAGCGCTACCAAACACATCACCTTCACTGTATTTATCACCTAAAAATAAAGGCGAGATTAATTGGATTTGCGACATATTAATAGTTCCAATTAATAGTGAAACCCAAGGTAACATCATCGGTTTTAAAGCCCTGTGGCTTATAAAGCGGCGTACCAAGAAACGTGTCATACGAAAAGCCATACACATTGCCGCGTACCCCAAGGGCGCCGCCAGCAAGCTTGTTACCAAGTAGGTAACCCGAGTTAGCCCCTGATACTTCACCATAATCGAGACCTAAATAGAGCTCTTGACGGGTCGGCGTAGCCCAAGACAGTTCATTACGCACATACCAGCCATTGTCAGCACTCAAACTTAGCTCACCATCAAAGCCCCTGACCGACCAACGGCCGCCTATCGAAAAGCGCTCGGGCGCGGTTAAGTCACCCCAGCGGGTAAATTGACCTTGATAATCGAGGTTATAACGCAAATTTTGTTCAGCAACCGTAAAGGGAACATTGAGTGATAAATTGAGATTAAAAATATCCGACAGCGCCGTGGCATAACCGGCTCCTTCCTCAGGTGCCGCTTGGGCGCCAAACCAACGTACACCTTTTTTATAGCTGGCCCCCACATCAAGGGTGAGCGAATCGAGGTAGTGACGGTGAGCAATACCCAGTGTCCAACTGGTGGTTTTGCGGTGTTGCACGTCCACTTCGGTATCATCAATAAAGTTATGTGATTCTTTTAGGTTGATACCATAACTTAAGGTGGTTTTTTGTGACGCATTACGATGAATAACGCGACTGAGTTGCACATTCACGTTGCGACTACGGCCACTATATTCATAATCAGGCACTCCGGCGACAATTTGGTGGTAGGTGTTACTGCTTAATGATGTACTTAGCGCCCAATAGCCCATCGGCACTGAATACGAAAATAGGTAATTTTTTGAGCCGTACTTGCTGTTGCCATCTAAGTCATGACACCTGAGACATAAAAGGCATCGCTCATGCCTAATGGGTTATCTAAATAGAATGTTAGTCCACCTTGGTAATGCCCGGTATCTTTAGCACCGGAATCATCAAATGAGGCGCCAAGACGCCAATATTTTGACTGCGTTCGGTTAATCACAATATCACTTTCACCAGGATGTTCACCTGGCACCAGTTGCATCTCCGCTTTAACCGTAGGGATGCGCTGCAGGTTTTCTAGCCCTTGTTCAATATCGCGTAAGTTAAGTAGCCGTCCTTTTTTAAGTGGCAATGCGCTCTGTAAGCTCGAGCGGT
The genomic region above belongs to Orbaceae bacterium lpD02 and contains:
- a CDS encoding toxin-activating lysine-acyltransferase, whose protein sequence is MSQIQLISPLFLGDKYSEGDVFGSAVWLWMHSEFHKEIPLYMLPTLLLPAIKKQQFVLGTKAGKPIFFTSWAWMNEASEKKYLLAKNSLTLTDADWNSGSRIWFIDWVAPFGDSKHVSDMILSDMFANSCMRSLYHKGNKGGIRVKFYRGKQVAIETAKTWQRSNPLALDLNQENYNNE
- a CDS encoding ShlB/FhaC/HecB family hemolysin secretion/activation protein, which produces MPMGYWALSTSLSSNTYHQIVAGVPDYEYSGRSRNVNVQLSRVIHRNASQKTTLSYGINLKESHNFIDDTEVDVQHRKTTSWTLGIAHRHYLDSLTLDVGASYKKGVRWFGAQAAPEEGAGYATALSDIFNLNLSLNVPFTVAEQNLRYNLDYQGQFTRWGDLTAPERFSIGGRWSVRGFDGELSLSADNGWYVRNELSWATPTRQELYLGLDYGEVSGANSGYLLGNKLAGGALGVRGNVYGFSYDTFLGTPLYKPQGFKTDDVTLGFTINWNY